The following is a genomic window from Bosea sp. RAC05.
CGTCAACACCGGCCCCGGCAAGGGCAAGTCGACGGCGGCCTTCGGGCTGATGCTGCGCGCGCTCGGCCATGGCTGGCGCGTCGGCGTGGTGCAGTTCATCAAGGGCGCGTGGGAGACCGGCGAGCGCCGGGCGCTCGACGCCTTCGGCGATCAGATCGCCTGGCACACCATGGGCGAGGGCTTCACCTGGGAGACGCAGGACAAGGCCCGCGACATCGCCGCCGCCACCCGCGCCTTCGAAAAGGTCAAAGAGCTGATGGCCGACGAGAGCATCCGCCTGATCGTGCTGGACGAGCTCAACATCGCGCTACGCTACGACTATCTGCCGCTGGCTGAGGTCGTCGCCACGCTGCAGGCGCGCCGGCCCGATCTCCACATCGTCGTCACCGGCCGCAACGCCAAGCCAGAGCTGATCGAGGCCGCCGACCTCGTGACCGAGATGACACTGGTGAAGCACCATTTCACCGCGGGCGTGAAGGCGCAGGAAGGGATCGAGTTTTGAGCGAGGCGCGTCATTCTCGGGCTTGACCCGAGAAACTCAGCCCGAAAAGGACGCCGGTGCCTCTGTCGGCACGAGATGCTCGGGCCAAGCCCGAGCATGACGGCTAGACGAATGCTGCTGCCGCGCCCACTGCCGCCAACCCCCACAACAGCCCGCAAGCCTTGCGATACAGCCGCAAGCCGCGCCGGATGTCGGCTGCCGTCGCCTCGGCCCGGCCGTCGCCCATCCAGCCATCCTCGACCGTGACATCGCCATAGATGCGCGGCCCCGCCAGCCTCAGGCCCAGCGCGCCCGCCATCGCCGCCTCCGGCCAGCCGGCATTGGGCGAGCGGTGGCGGTTCGCATCGCGGCGCAGGGCCCGCCACGAACCCGCCGCATCGGCGTCGCGGTCGAGCGCGGCGGCTGCCACGATCAGCAGAGCGGTCAGCCGCGAGGCCGGCAGGTTGACGAGGTCGTCGAGCCGCGCCGAGGCCCAGCCGAAGGCGAGATGGCGCGGCGTCCGGTGGCCGATCATCGAATCGGCGGTGTTGATCGCCTTGTACATGATGATGCCGGGCAGTCCGGCGACCCCGAGCCAGAAGGCCGGCGCCACGACCCCGTCGGAAAAGTTCTCCGACAGGCTCTCGATCGCGGCGCGCGAAACGCCGGCCTCGTCGAGGCTGTCGGGGTTGCGGCCGACGATCATCGACACCGCCTTGCGCCCCTCGGCGAGGCCTCCCGTCTCCAGCCCCTGGGCGACGGCCGCGACGTGTTCGTAAAGGCTGCGCTGTGCCAGCAGCGTCGAGGCGAGCAGCGCCAGCGGCAACAGCCCTGCCGGCCCGAGCTGTCGGCACAGGGTGGTCAGCGCGAGAGCCCCGGCCAGCGCCACCGCCAGCAGGATGAGGAGCGCGGCCACGCCCGCCGCCTTTCGGGCGGCGAAGCTGACCGTCTCCCGGTTCAGCCGGCGATCGAGCCCGGCGATCAGTGCGCCAATCCAGGTGACGGGATGGCCGATCCGCGCATACAAGCGCTGCGGATAGCCGACCGCGGCCTCGATCGCGAGCGCGGCCAGCAGCAGAAGCAGTGTGTCGGGCCAGAGATCAGACAAAGCCATGGGCGAAACGACGGGGACCGGGGGCATCTGGCATGGCGGCGATCTCGGCCGGGCGCGGGCGCTGTTTCCGGAAGCGCCCGAGCCCTGGATCGATCTCTCCACCGGGATCAACCCGATCCCCTATCCGCTTCCGGCGCTGCCGTTAAGCCTCTGGCAGCGCCTGCCCGCCGCCGATGACGAGGCGGCGCTGCTGGCGGCGGCGCGAAACGCCTATCGCGTGCCGGCCAAGGCAGGGATCGTCGCCGCGCCCGGCACGCAGATCCTGATCGATCTCCTGCCGCGGGTCGTCCCGGATCTGGTGGGGGCCGGACCCGTCGCCGTGCTGGGCCCGACCTATGCCGAGCATGCGCTCGCCTGGCGGAAGATGGGCGCCACGGTCGTCGAGGCGGACACGCCGGCGCAGGCAGACGACGCCGCGACGGTGGTGGTGGTGAACCCCAACAACCCGGATGGGCGCCTGCTGTCGGGCTCGGAGCTTGCCGCGCTCGCGGCGCGCTGTGCCGCCCGCGGCGGGCTGCTGGTCGTCGACGAGGCCTTCTGCGACTTCACGCCCGGGGCGAGCCTGGTCCCGACCCTGCCGCCTGCGACGCTGGTGCTGCGCTCCTTCGGCAAGACCTATGGTTTGGCCGGTGTCCGGCTCGGCTTCGCCATTGGCGAGGCGCATCGGGTCTCGGCGCTGCGCGACGCGATGGGCCCCTGGGCCGTGGCCGGTCCCGCACTCGCAATCGGCGCGCAGGCGCTCGCCGATGCCGAGTGGCGGGCGCAGGCCGGCGCCGCGCGCGCCGCCGACGCCGCGAGGCTCGATGCGCTGCTGGCTCTGCTGGGCGAGGTCATCGGTGGCACCGCCCTGTTTCGGCTGCTGTCGACGCCCGCGGCGCCGGCGCTCTTCGCCCATCTCGGCGCCCACGGGCTCTATGTACGCCGCTTCCAGGCCGATCCGACCCGGCTGCGCTTCGGCCTGCCCGGCGATGCGCTGGCCTGGGCGCGGTTGGAAGCGGCGCTGGCGTCCTTCGCCCCGCCTTCGCGGGCATCGTAAAGCCCGCATGCGTCGCGCGCCGGGACAGATCCGAAGCCGCTCGCTAGTTTGATCGCCGAACCTGCCCGAATACGCCTCGCCCCAAGGAACGCACCATGCCCGCCCTGCCGCCTGCCAGCGACCTGACCATCTGTTTCGCCCATGCCGCCTACCAGTTGCAGGCCGAGTTCGCGACGCGCGGGCATGCCGCCAAAAGCTTCGAGGTCCGCTCGCTCGATGAGCTGAAGGCGCGGGCGCCGGAGGCCGATGTCGTGGTGGTGTCGGGTCTCTGGCGCAACGAGCTGATCGCGTCCTGCCCGAAGCTGCGCTTCGTCCAGTCGGTCAGCGCCGGCACGGACCAGTACGACAAGGCCGCTTTTGCGGCGGCCGGCATCCGGCTTGCGAGCGCCCAGGGAGCCAATGAGCGCGCGGTCTCGGAGCACGCCATGGCGCTGATCCTCGGCCTGACCCGCCAGATCCACCTCGCCCGCGACAACCAGACCGCCGCGACCTGGCGCCCGATGATCGGCGATCGCGCCCGGCGCGAGGACGAACTCGGCGGCAAGACGCTGGTGATCGTGGGCTTGGGCCGCATCGGCCTGCGGCTGGCGACGCTGGCCGCCGCCTTCGGCCTTCGCGTCATCGGCGTGCGCCGCAGCCCCGAGCCGCATGCCGACATCGAGGCGATCGTGCGGCCCGACCAGCTCCACGAGGTGCTGGCTCAG
Proteins encoded in this region:
- the cobO gene encoding cob(I)yrinic acid a,c-diamide adenosyltransferase — translated: MTNETDDAARYKAKMAKRKALQDAEVASKTVEKGLLIVNTGPGKGKSTAAFGLMLRALGHGWRVGVVQFIKGAWETGERRALDAFGDQIAWHTMGEGFTWETQDKARDIAAATRAFEKVKELMADESIRLIVLDELNIALRYDYLPLAEVVATLQARRPDLHIVVTGRNAKPELIEAADLVTEMTLVKHHFTAGVKAQEGIEF
- the cbiB gene encoding adenosylcobinamide-phosphate synthase CbiB, whose product is MALSDLWPDTLLLLLAALAIEAAVGYPQRLYARIGHPVTWIGALIAGLDRRLNRETVSFAARKAAGVAALLILLAVALAGALALTTLCRQLGPAGLLPLALLASTLLAQRSLYEHVAAVAQGLETGGLAEGRKAVSMIVGRNPDSLDEAGVSRAAIESLSENFSDGVVAPAFWLGVAGLPGIIMYKAINTADSMIGHRTPRHLAFGWASARLDDLVNLPASRLTALLIVAAAALDRDADAAGSWRALRRDANRHRSPNAGWPEAAMAGALGLRLAGPRIYGDVTVEDGWMGDGRAEATAADIRRGLRLYRKACGLLWGLAAVGAAAAFV
- the cobD gene encoding threonine-phosphate decarboxylase CobD, which gives rise to MGETTGTGGIWHGGDLGRARALFPEAPEPWIDLSTGINPIPYPLPALPLSLWQRLPAADDEAALLAAARNAYRVPAKAGIVAAPGTQILIDLLPRVVPDLVGAGPVAVLGPTYAEHALAWRKMGATVVEADTPAQADDAATVVVVNPNNPDGRLLSGSELAALAARCAARGGLLVVDEAFCDFTPGASLVPTLPPATLVLRSFGKTYGLAGVRLGFAIGEAHRVSALRDAMGPWAVAGPALAIGAQALADAEWRAQAGAARAADAARLDALLALLGEVIGGTALFRLLSTPAAPALFAHLGAHGLYVRRFQADPTRLRFGLPGDALAWARLEAALASFAPPSRAS
- a CDS encoding D-2-hydroxyacid dehydrogenase encodes the protein MPALPPASDLTICFAHAAYQLQAEFATRGHAAKSFEVRSLDELKARAPEADVVVVSGLWRNELIASCPKLRFVQSVSAGTDQYDKAAFAAAGIRLASAQGANERAVSEHAMALILGLTRQIHLARDNQTAATWRPMIGDRARREDELGGKTLVIVGLGRIGLRLATLAAAFGLRVIGVRRSPEPHADIEAIVRPDQLHEVLAQADIVALTCPLTPETENLIDAAALAAMKPTALLINVARGKVVDEKALVAALSEGRIAGAGLDTFVEEPLAAASPLWAMKNVIVTPHSAGETRAYETNVVDLLVDNLARLGRGETTLRNQVV